The Brachyhypopomus gauderio isolate BG-103 chromosome 7, BGAUD_0.2, whole genome shotgun sequence genome has a window encoding:
- the LOC143518401 gene encoding uncharacterized protein LOC143518401 isoform X3 encodes MQAGLGKRTLCMPKDMTHLEVSSLFKSTYPKMKTSTGGWLLYKAAGGNGRRHLSVVSPESEGYTGSTIRSASGSGKTILYIVPLQEEFDLTPLPYDAQEFSLMPKAECKNCFKSMPLQLLALHVNQCKAQESDTLSDSEPEVTEVFSSENKPSEGKCPICQKEYPTVELELHASVCGDWMSNLDRPVSCLEGNPAELKQPENEEFSCKEDVLQWLAAQVDTCKEFCICVSRINLLQRGLTLWQRQKHSSPVNPLKVTFIGEPGVDTGALRKEFLTEMISGIKTRLFEGEDGKGKMPKYSLNDLDSGLFRVAGELFAASLAQGGPAPKFLQEWCYNFLLTGNLDNITKDDINDLEFSSLIKMVCYQRQHSQNDGLSDIMD; translated from the exons ATGCAAGCTGGTCTGGGGAAAAGAACGCTTTGTATGCCCAAGGACATGACACATTTAGAG GTCTCCAGCTTGTTTAAAAGTACATATCCAAAGATGAAAACAAGCACTGGAGGATGGCTTCTGTACAAAGCAGCtg GTGGAAACGGAAGACGTCATCTATCTGTAGTATCCCCTGAATCAGAGGGATACACCGGAAGTACAATCAGAAGTGCTTCTGGCTCGGGGAAAACCATTCTTTACATTGTTCCTTTACAGGAAGAATTTGATCTAACACCTCTTCCCTACGATGCCCAGGAGTTTTCACTCATGCCAAAGGCTGAATGCAAGAATTGCTTTAAAAGTATGCCTTTGCAGCTCCTTGCCCTCCATGTGAACCAATGTAAAGCCCAGGAATCTGACACACTTTCAGATTCTGAAccagag GTAACTGAAGTATTCTCTTCTGAGAATAAA CCATCAGAAGGGAAGTGTCCTATATGCCAGAAGGAATATCCAACAGTAGAGTTGGAACTACATGCAAGTGTCTGTGGGGACTGGATGAGTAACTTGGACAG ACCAGTATCCTGTCTGGAAGGCAACCCTGCCGAATTAAAGCAACCAGAAAATGAGGAATTTTCATG taAGGAGGATGTACTGCAATGGCTGGCTGCTCAGGTTGACACGTGCAAAGAGTTCTGCATCTGTGTGTCTAGAATAAATCTCTTGCAACGTGGACTAACACTGTGGCAGCGGCAGAAACACAGCTCACCGGTCAACCCCTTAAAAGTTACATTCATAGGAGAACCTGGTGTTGACACTGGTGCTTTGCGGAAAGAATTTCTAACAG AAATGATTTCTGGCATAAAGACTCGGCTGTTTGAGGGAGAAGATGGCAAGGGAAAAATGCCGAAATACTCTTTAAATGACCTTGACAGTGGCCTGTTTCG AGTTGCTGGAGAATTATTTGCTGCAAGTCTTGCGCAGGGTGGCCCAGCACCAAAGTTTTTACAGGAATGGTGCTACAATTTCCTTTTGACTGGAAACCTAGATAACATTACCAAAGATGACATAAATGACCTGGAGTTTTCATCCTTAATCAAGATGGTATGTTATCAAAGGCAACATTCCCAAAATGATGGTCTCAGTGATATTATGGATTAA